A genomic window from Shewanella vesiculosa includes:
- a CDS encoding peptide MFS transporter gives MTIGTAPVSKTHSFMTVSLIELWERFGYYGMQALIVYFMVQRLGFDDSRANLVWSACAALIYVSPAIGGWVGDKILGTKRTMLLGAGILSLGYALMAVPTENTWFMFSALGVIVVGNGLFKPNAGNLVRKIYEGDDSKIDSAFTIYYMAVNVGSTFSMLLTPWIKDYVNAEYGNEFGWHAAFAVCCVGILVGLGNYALMRKSLAHFGSEPDTRPVNKKSLAIVLALAALSVVASAIILEYEAVARVFVYAAGVAVLAIFFHLIRTSETSERAGLIAALILTVQTVFFFIFYQQMSTSLALFALRNVDWDFQFFGTHLWTWSPAQFQALNPLWIMVLSPVLAWSYSWAGRNNKDFSIAAKFALGFAVVAIGFFIYGFADQFAVNGKTSSWIMIWGYASYSLGELLVSGLGLAMIARYVPARMGGFMMGAYFVASGISQYLGGVVANFASVPKDLVDPLQTLPVYTSLFNKLGIAAVVCTFIALAVLPLMRRLTETHNSHNTVIDDVGDKAAASLRDVKAEQ, from the coding sequence ATGACTATTGGGACTGCTCCGGTAAGTAAAACACATTCATTTATGACTGTGTCCCTTATTGAATTATGGGAACGCTTTGGCTATTACGGCATGCAAGCGCTGATTGTGTACTTTATGGTGCAGCGACTTGGCTTTGATGACTCTCGCGCGAACTTAGTGTGGAGTGCCTGTGCGGCGCTCATTTATGTATCACCGGCGATTGGTGGCTGGGTTGGGGATAAGATCCTCGGCACTAAACGCACTATGCTTCTGGGCGCAGGGATTCTGTCTCTGGGTTATGCGCTAATGGCAGTACCCACTGAAAATACTTGGTTTATGTTTTCAGCACTCGGTGTGATTGTAGTTGGTAACGGCCTGTTCAAACCAAATGCCGGTAACTTAGTTCGTAAGATTTACGAAGGTGATGATTCTAAAATTGACAGTGCATTTACCATCTATTATATGGCGGTAAACGTCGGTTCGACCTTCTCTATGTTATTGACACCTTGGATTAAAGATTACGTTAATGCCGAGTATGGTAACGAATTTGGCTGGCATGCGGCCTTTGCCGTGTGTTGTGTCGGTATTTTGGTAGGTTTAGGCAATTATGCACTCATGCGTAAAAGTTTAGCCCACTTTGGTTCAGAGCCTGATACGCGCCCAGTAAACAAAAAAAGCCTTGCCATCGTATTGGCGCTAGCTGCATTGTCGGTTGTCGCTTCGGCCATTATTCTTGAATATGAAGCGGTTGCCCGTGTCTTCGTTTACGCCGCTGGTGTAGCGGTATTGGCAATCTTCTTTCACTTGATCCGCACCAGCGAAACCAGTGAACGAGCAGGACTGATTGCAGCGCTGATCCTCACAGTGCAAACCGTGTTCTTCTTTATTTTCTATCAGCAAATGTCGACTTCATTAGCGTTGTTTGCCCTGCGTAATGTGGACTGGGATTTCCAATTCTTTGGTACCCATTTATGGACTTGGTCGCCAGCCCAGTTCCAAGCATTAAACCCATTATGGATCATGGTGTTAAGCCCTGTACTTGCGTGGAGTTATTCGTGGGCGGGTCGCAATAATAAAGACTTCTCTATCGCGGCGAAATTTGCCCTCGGTTTTGCAGTAGTGGCTATCGGCTTCTTTATCTATGGCTTTGCCGATCAATTTGCCGTCAATGGTAAAACCTCTTCATGGATCATGATCTGGGGCTATGCCTCATATTCTTTAGGTGAATTGCTGGTGAGTGGCCTTGGTCTTGCGATGATTGCCCGCTACGTGCCAGCGCGTATGGGCGGCTTTATGATGGGAGCCTATTTCGTCGCCTCTGGTATTTCACAGTATCTGGGCGGTGTGGTCGCTAACTTCGCCAGTGTGCCGAAAGATTTAGTTGATCCACTGCAAACCTTACCTGTGTATACCAGCCTATTTAATAAACTGGGTATCGCAGCCGTGGTTTGTACCTTTATCGCCCTTGCCGTATTACCGCTGATGCGTCGCCTGACGGAGACTCACAACTCACATAACACAGTTATTGATGATGTTGGTGACAAAGCAGCTGCATCGCTACGTGATGTAAAAGCCGAGCAGTAA
- a CDS encoding DUF3157 family protein, whose product MKTKLNAIASALFLFLAPAAMAADVAVITLENGANVRLKDDFTWEYIITETVTQAELAAKAGITEQTSIATPATIAPAAPVAAPTVTMPTAPAVNTQVSTTRLTATALAQPELLASTAKDGIKITLADTKWKGDKLGLVFDFDSTSNEHVTVVEVEVSFYNDMGELLKTEKLEAWEAIFRMPETYLRKGQHRQSDAIWVEGVNKQQWQKQLISLKIVEIESR is encoded by the coding sequence ATGAAAACCAAACTTAATGCGATCGCATCAGCCCTATTTTTATTCCTTGCTCCAGCAGCAATGGCCGCCGATGTCGCGGTGATCACCTTAGAAAATGGCGCCAATGTTCGCCTAAAAGACGATTTCACTTGGGAATACATCATTACTGAAACCGTAACCCAAGCAGAGCTCGCCGCTAAAGCAGGCATCACAGAGCAAACAAGCATAGCAACACCCGCTACAATTGCACCAGCAGCCCCTGTTGCAGCGCCAACGGTAACCATGCCCACTGCGCCAGCAGTTAATACTCAGGTATCAACTACCCGTTTAACAGCAACGGCGTTAGCACAGCCAGAATTATTAGCGAGTACGGCTAAAGATGGCATTAAAATCACCCTTGCAGACACAAAATGGAAAGGCGATAAACTCGGCTTAGTGTTCGATTTTGACAGCACCAGCAACGAACATGTCACGGTTGTTGAAGTTGAAGTGAGTTTTTACAATGACATGGGTGAGTTGCTTAAAACAGAAAAGCTTGAAGCCTGGGAAGCGATATTCCGTATGCCAGAAACGTACCTGCGCAAAGGCCAGCATCGTCAAAGTGATGCCATTTGGGTAGAAGGTGTTAATAAGCAGCAATGGCAAAAGCAGTTGATAAGCTTAAAAATTGTTGAAATTGAATCACGCTAG
- a CDS encoding hybrid-cluster NAD(P)-dependent oxidoreductase — MSSTPSVGFSFSQALCAQAAKSVTPVNEAPVIKTTPTLESTAQVSPKALLAADNWQRGEVQLCCVEKWHETHDVVSFRFQGLTPVKFNFKPGQFITFKLDINGDKVYRSYTISSSPSRPFSLVVTIKKIAGGVVSNYLTESLNVGDEVTVTGPDGIFNLVDIEADKYLFLSAGCGVTPMHSMSRWLCDTTTDSDIAFVHSAKMVDDIMFANSMASMASRSQHFNLNYVLESDDNQQHLTDKYASTSCESGRLSLATLVKLVPDYQQRTVFVCGPEPYMAAVKLMLEAAEFDMSQFNQESFGASSAMGLKAALESNPSTEQFMLSIGDKQVPLSGDQSLLDGIESAKIPIIAACRSGVCGACKCQVVSGTTVSSSQMALTPDEISAGFVLACSTKITSNVRLQM, encoded by the coding sequence ATGAGTAGTACTCCCTCAGTTGGTTTTTCATTTTCACAAGCGCTTTGTGCCCAAGCAGCTAAATCTGTTACACCTGTTAACGAGGCCCCCGTTATCAAGACCACGCCAACGCTTGAATCTACAGCACAGGTTAGTCCGAAAGCACTTTTGGCTGCCGATAACTGGCAACGAGGCGAGGTACAGCTTTGCTGTGTTGAAAAATGGCATGAAACCCACGATGTGGTCAGCTTTCGCTTTCAGGGCCTTACACCGGTTAAATTTAATTTTAAACCGGGGCAGTTTATTACCTTTAAGTTAGATATTAATGGCGACAAGGTTTATCGCAGTTACACTATTTCATCGTCACCTTCACGACCATTTTCATTAGTGGTGACGATTAAAAAAATCGCTGGTGGCGTGGTGTCTAATTACTTAACTGAGTCGCTCAACGTAGGTGATGAAGTGACAGTGACTGGCCCAGATGGGATATTTAACTTGGTCGACATTGAGGCCGATAAATACTTATTTTTAAGCGCCGGTTGCGGTGTGACGCCAATGCATTCTATGTCGCGCTGGCTTTGCGATACCACCACCGATAGCGATATTGCCTTTGTACACAGTGCCAAGATGGTCGATGACATTATGTTTGCCAATTCAATGGCGTCGATGGCATCTCGTAGCCAACATTTTAATCTTAATTATGTACTTGAGTCTGATGATAATCAGCAACATTTGACTGATAAATATGCTTCTACAAGTTGTGAAAGTGGTCGTTTAAGTTTAGCAACCTTAGTTAAGTTAGTGCCAGATTATCAACAGCGTACCGTATTTGTGTGCGGACCTGAGCCCTACATGGCGGCAGTAAAATTAATGCTTGAAGCTGCCGAATTTGATATGAGTCAATTCAATCAAGAAAGCTTTGGTGCCAGTAGTGCCATGGGGTTGAAAGCTGCATTAGAAAGTAATCCATCAACCGAGCAGTTTATGTTGAGTATAGGTGACAAACAGGTGCCGTTAAGCGGCGATCAAAGCCTACTTGATGGTATCGAGTCAGCAAAGATACCGATAATTGCCGCATGTCGTTCTGGCGTATGCGGTGCATGTAAATGCCAGGTTGTTTCGGGCACCACAGTATCGTCTAGTCAAATGGCGTTAACGCCAGACGAAATTTCCGCGGGGTTTGTGTTGGCCTGTTCAACTAAAATAACCTCGAATGTGCGCTTACAAATGTGA
- a CDS encoding alpha/beta fold hydrolase — protein sequence MSLIGIALSFSLAAQPNLINVNEFQLEYEVAGLGKHTVLLEAGGGASMSDWDTVFNRIAEHATVIRYSRVGNGKSTVIKRHFTSNDYADYASELLVNLNIKQPVILVAHSYGGNIARDFATAYPKQIKALLLLDPSSEHDIDILRAIDLEKANREIAQIKLDDMANGMSNQYLDFWSKRPLPDYPQIKDIPVTVIASVRKTKNPANLFFTDEGRKMWGELWQTWAGAFPQGKTVLTEKSGHFVQVDEPELVVNELLALMQKLDKH from the coding sequence ATTTCATTAATTGGCATTGCATTATCGTTCTCACTAGCGGCACAACCTAACCTGATTAACGTTAATGAGTTTCAACTTGAATACGAAGTTGCTGGGCTGGGTAAGCATACCGTTTTATTGGAAGCTGGTGGTGGTGCAAGCATGTCTGATTGGGATACTGTTTTCAACCGAATAGCAGAGCATGCAACGGTCATTCGCTATTCTAGAGTTGGTAATGGCAAATCAACAGTTATTAAGCGTCATTTTACGTCGAATGATTATGCAGACTACGCTAGTGAACTTTTAGTTAATTTGAATATTAAACAGCCTGTCATTTTGGTCGCTCATTCATATGGTGGCAACATCGCAAGAGACTTTGCAACTGCTTATCCAAAACAAATAAAAGCGCTCTTATTGTTAGATCCGTCCTCTGAACATGATATTGATATATTGCGGGCCATTGATTTAGAAAAAGCGAACCGAGAAATTGCTCAAATCAAGCTAGATGATATGGCTAATGGTATGTCAAACCAATATCTCGATTTTTGGAGTAAAAGACCGCTTCCTGATTATCCACAGATCAAAGATATACCCGTAACGGTTATTGCCTCTGTCAGGAAAACAAAGAATCCTGCTAACTTGTTTTTTACCGATGAAGGCAGAAAAATGTGGGGGGAACTGTGGCAAACTTGGGCTGGTGCATTTCCACAGGGGAAAACTGTTCTGACAGAAAAAAGTGGCCATTTTGTTCAGGTGGATGAACCTGAGCTAGTTGTAAATGAGCTTTTAGCCTTAATGCAAAAGCTGGACAAACACTAA
- a CDS encoding M3 family metallopeptidase: MRKTLITTAVSAALMLSACSEQSANTSAAAETVEASTMTQAPATAENVLLTPSPLQYMAPQFDKITTSEYLPAFEQGIKEHNAELAAITNNSEAATFDNTIVALEKTGAILDRTQRVFFNLSGLISDDNFTSIEEQIVPKLTAHQDNIYLDDKLFARIQAVYKNKATLTGEDLRLVEVYYDRFVRAGAKLSNADKTKMRELNGELAKFETSFSQNVLKSFKDDVIVVTDKAMLDGLSDSDIASLAAAAKDAGKTGYMITLVNTTTQPLLSSLKNRDLRKQLWETSAYRAMDTNAPLNIKIAQLRAQKAELLGYPTWAAYSLGDQMAKTPEAVYEILDDLAPKALVKAKVEAADIQAEIVKDGKDFKLEPWDWAYYAEKVRKAKYDLDDGQVKPYFEMNTVLNDGLFFAMNKLYGITVKPRTDLPVWQEDVTAYEIFNKDGSSIGLFYLDPYARQGKRGGAWMDELVSQSFLKGTKPVVYNALNIPKPADGQPTLMTFDEVSTMFHEFGHAIHGLFSQVNYPSLAGTLTARDFVEFPSQANEDWSIDPQVLANYAKHYKTGEPIPAELLAKVLKSHTFNQGFGTVEYLAAALLDMEWHSITSETEITDVATFEKQALAKHGLDYTPVPPRYKTTYFSHSFGGGYSAGYYAYLWTEVFAADAFSYMMDNGGLTLENGQKYRDTILSKGNSQDLMQDYIEFTGKKPSTDALLKRRGLVN; encoded by the coding sequence ATGCGTAAAACACTTATTACCACTGCAGTTAGTGCTGCATTGATGCTCAGCGCGTGTTCAGAGCAATCAGCAAACACCTCAGCGGCAGCCGAAACAGTAGAAGCATCAACCATGACCCAAGCACCAGCAACTGCTGAAAACGTTCTGTTAACACCAAGCCCTTTACAATACATGGCTCCTCAGTTCGACAAGATAACCACCAGCGAATACTTACCAGCATTTGAGCAAGGCATAAAAGAACATAATGCTGAACTCGCAGCAATTACTAATAACAGTGAAGCGGCCACATTCGACAATACTATTGTTGCACTTGAAAAAACCGGTGCGATTTTAGATCGCACACAACGGGTATTTTTCAATCTGTCAGGGCTCATTTCAGATGACAACTTCACCAGTATTGAAGAACAAATCGTACCGAAACTAACGGCACATCAAGACAATATCTATCTTGATGATAAGTTATTTGCTCGCATTCAAGCGGTTTATAAAAACAAAGCAACATTAACTGGTGAAGACTTACGTTTAGTTGAAGTGTATTACGACCGTTTTGTCCGTGCCGGCGCTAAACTGTCTAATGCAGACAAAACTAAAATGCGTGAATTAAACGGTGAATTAGCTAAATTTGAAACCAGTTTCTCGCAAAACGTATTGAAATCATTTAAAGATGACGTCATCGTCGTGACAGACAAAGCCATGCTAGATGGCTTATCAGACAGCGACATCGCTTCATTGGCCGCTGCCGCAAAAGATGCTGGCAAAACGGGTTACATGATCACCTTAGTCAACACCACCACTCAGCCGCTATTGTCTAGCCTGAAAAACCGCGATTTACGTAAACAGCTATGGGAAACTTCAGCTTATCGCGCCATGGACACTAACGCGCCATTAAACATTAAAATTGCTCAACTGCGCGCACAAAAAGCTGAACTACTCGGCTACCCAACATGGGCTGCTTATTCTCTTGGCGACCAAATGGCCAAAACCCCAGAAGCCGTTTACGAAATTCTCGACGATTTAGCCCCTAAAGCACTGGTTAAAGCAAAAGTGGAAGCCGCTGATATTCAAGCTGAAATCGTTAAAGACGGTAAAGACTTCAAACTTGAACCATGGGACTGGGCTTACTATGCTGAAAAAGTTCGTAAAGCCAAATATGACCTAGATGACGGCCAAGTTAAGCCATACTTTGAAATGAATACCGTATTAAACGACGGCTTATTCTTTGCAATGAATAAGCTTTACGGCATCACGGTAAAACCTCGTACTGACTTACCTGTGTGGCAAGAAGACGTCACCGCATATGAAATCTTTAATAAAGACGGTAGCTCTATTGGTTTATTCTATTTAGACCCATACGCGCGCCAAGGCAAGCGTGGCGGTGCATGGATGGATGAGTTAGTCAGCCAGTCATTCTTAAAAGGCACTAAGCCTGTTGTCTACAACGCACTCAACATTCCAAAGCCAGCCGACGGTCAACCAACGCTAATGACATTCGACGAAGTGAGCACCATGTTCCATGAATTTGGGCATGCTATTCACGGGTTATTCTCACAAGTTAACTATCCAAGCCTTGCTGGCACGTTAACAGCTCGTGACTTTGTTGAGTTTCCATCACAAGCAAACGAAGACTGGAGTATCGACCCACAAGTGCTAGCCAACTACGCTAAGCACTATAAAACGGGCGAACCTATTCCAGCAGAGCTACTGGCTAAAGTATTAAAGTCGCATACCTTTAACCAAGGTTTCGGCACAGTTGAATACTTAGCAGCAGCCTTACTGGATATGGAATGGCACTCAATTACTTCAGAGACTGAAATCACTGACGTGGCAACCTTTGAAAAACAAGCACTCGCAAAACACGGTTTGGATTACACACCAGTACCTCCTCGCTATAAAACTACCTACTTTAGCCACAGCTTCGGTGGCGGTTACTCAGCAGGTTACTACGCGTACTTGTGGACTGAAGTTTTTGCCGCTGACGCGTTCTCTTACATGATGGATAACGGTGGATTAACCTTAGAAAATGGCCAAAAATACCGTGACACTATTTTGTCAAAAGGTAACAGCCAAGATCTGATGCAAGACTACATCGAGTTTACTGGTAAGAAACCATCAACGGATGCTTTATTAAAGCGTCGTGGTTTAGTTAACTAG
- the hcp gene encoding hydroxylamine reductase, producing the protein MFCVQCEQTIRTPEGNGCSYSQGMCGKLASTSDIQDLLIYMLQGVSAYAVKAREFGIVDSDIDVFVPKAFFATLTNVNFDDDRLIDYAYQAQTYRDQLKAAYMAACKGKGVEPEMVSAQGELLLGASKPEMLAQAPMALPNRGDVHEDILGLRLLCLYGLKGAAAYMEHARVLDQTDVDVAAEFHNIMAFLGEDSIDADKLFATAMQIGQLNYRIMAMLDLGETTSFGHPEPTQVNTKSVKGKAILVSGHDMKDLELILQQTEGKGINVFTHGEMLPALAYPAFKKYAHLVGNYGGAWQNQQKEFATFPGAVVMTSNCIIDPTVGEYSDRIYTRSIVGWPGVTHVEGDDFSEVINKALALEGFIYDEIPHIITIGFARNALMAAAPTVVENVKNGSIKHFFLIGGCDGDKLERNYFTDLAKSVPDDSIILTLGCGKYKFNKLEFGDINGVPRLLDIGQCNDAYSAIQLALALKDIFECDLNDLPLSIVLSWFEQKAIVVLLTLLSLGVKNIRTGPSAPGFLTENLANILEQQFGLRTTTDVESDLKAMIKVA; encoded by the coding sequence ATGTTTTGTGTGCAATGTGAGCAAACCATTAGAACACCGGAAGGCAATGGCTGTAGTTACTCGCAAGGTATGTGCGGCAAGTTAGCGTCGACGTCTGATATTCAAGATTTATTAATTTATATGCTGCAAGGCGTGTCGGCTTACGCAGTTAAAGCCCGTGAGTTTGGCATTGTAGACAGCGACATTGATGTGTTTGTCCCTAAAGCCTTTTTTGCCACACTGACTAACGTCAACTTTGATGATGACCGTTTAATTGATTATGCCTATCAGGCTCAAACCTATCGTGACCAATTAAAAGCGGCTTATATGGCTGCCTGTAAAGGCAAGGGCGTAGAGCCAGAAATGGTTAGCGCCCAAGGCGAGTTATTGCTCGGCGCTTCAAAGCCTGAAATGTTAGCCCAAGCACCCATGGCACTGCCTAATCGTGGTGACGTGCATGAAGATATTCTTGGCTTACGTTTATTATGTTTATACGGTTTAAAAGGTGCGGCTGCTTATATGGAGCATGCTCGCGTATTAGATCAAACTGACGTTGATGTGGCTGCTGAGTTCCATAACATCATGGCATTCTTAGGCGAAGACTCTATTGATGCTGACAAATTATTTGCTACAGCAATGCAAATTGGCCAATTAAACTATCGCATTATGGCGATGTTAGATTTAGGCGAAACCACCTCATTTGGCCACCCAGAGCCAACGCAAGTAAATACCAAATCTGTTAAAGGCAAGGCGATTTTAGTGTCTGGCCACGACATGAAAGATTTAGAGCTTATTTTGCAACAAACCGAAGGCAAGGGCATTAATGTCTTTACTCACGGTGAGATGTTACCCGCTTTGGCTTACCCAGCCTTTAAAAAATACGCGCATTTAGTCGGTAACTACGGCGGTGCTTGGCAGAATCAGCAAAAAGAATTCGCCACTTTCCCTGGCGCAGTGGTGATGACCTCAAACTGCATTATCGACCCTACAGTGGGTGAATACTCTGACCGCATTTATACCCGCAGTATTGTCGGTTGGCCTGGTGTGACCCATGTTGAAGGTGATGACTTTAGCGAAGTGATTAACAAAGCACTCGCGCTTGAAGGCTTTATCTATGATGAAATCCCTCACATTATCACTATCGGTTTTGCTCGCAATGCATTAATGGCTGCAGCACCAACAGTGGTTGAAAACGTTAAGAATGGTTCTATTAAGCACTTCTTCTTAATTGGTGGTTGTGATGGTGACAAATTAGAGCGCAATTACTTTACAGACTTAGCTAAGTCTGTGCCTGATGATTCAATTATTTTGACCTTAGGTTGTGGTAAGTACAAATTCAATAAACTGGAGTTTGGCGACATTAACGGTGTGCCACGCTTGTTAGATATTGGCCAGTGTAATGATGCTTATTCGGCGATTCAGTTAGCGTTAGCGTTAAAGGACATTTTTGAATGTGACCTTAATGACTTACCGTTAAGCATTGTGTTGTCGTGGTTTGAGCAAAAAGCGATTGTAGTGTTGTTAACCTTGCTATCTCTAGGGGTGAAAAACATTCGTACAGGCCCAAGTGCACCAGGGTTCTTAACTGAAAACTTGGCCAATATCCTTGAGCAACAATTTGGTTTACGTACCACTACCGATGTTGAATCAGACTTAAAAGCGATGATCAAGGTAGCTTAA
- a CDS encoding DUF4382 domain-containing protein: MKTYYSVLMLSTVLLLSACGGSDSTTDEVIPLGQFSLGVSDAPMAGVSRLGLVMNELVMTDAAGEIHRYSLQHREFNLLDYQGMNRHLAIDNIDLPVGQYHNVHVTIDQGDGNQGCYVEDGQGRHSLQVENGYLPIDDVEIIANQQRVMTLEINLYRGLLREQEQYQLSHNAMWSVDNSQMGHLIGEVDPQWIANCETDYAAVTPVGGEFYHLAYLYPESVTSVDQMADMGTTHPAGLTAPLSVSRLLQTVDGDWYFAMGYLPVGNYRVGYSCLGHLDDPIIDDISAGPFAMYEDAGAITIESGPLGGQQTIHECGNGNGGHHQGHGG, encoded by the coding sequence ATGAAAACTTATTATTCAGTATTAATGTTATCTACGGTTTTATTACTAAGCGCTTGTGGTGGCAGCGATAGCACAACCGATGAAGTTATCCCTTTAGGGCAGTTTTCTTTAGGGGTGTCTGATGCGCCTATGGCTGGAGTGTCTCGGTTAGGATTAGTGATGAATGAACTTGTTATGACAGACGCAGCGGGTGAAATTCACCGTTATAGTTTGCAACATAGGGAGTTTAATTTACTCGATTATCAAGGCATGAACCGACATCTTGCCATTGATAATATCGATCTACCTGTTGGCCAATATCATAATGTTCACGTGACAATTGATCAGGGTGATGGCAATCAAGGTTGTTATGTTGAAGATGGTCAAGGCCGTCATAGTTTGCAAGTTGAAAATGGTTATTTACCAATAGATGATGTTGAGATTATTGCTAACCAACAACGTGTAATGACGTTGGAAATTAACTTATATCGGGGTTTATTAAGGGAGCAGGAACAATACCAACTAAGTCATAATGCAATGTGGTCAGTGGATAATAGTCAAATGGGACATTTAATTGGCGAGGTTGATCCGCAATGGATTGCCAATTGTGAAACTGACTATGCTGCTGTCACTCCTGTTGGTGGGGAGTTTTATCATTTAGCCTATTTATATCCTGAAAGTGTCACCTCTGTTGATCAAATGGCCGATATGGGCACAACACATCCAGCAGGGCTAACGGCTCCGTTATCGGTGAGCCGGTTGTTACAAACTGTGGATGGAGATTGGTATTTTGCAATGGGCTATTTGCCTGTAGGCAATTACCGCGTTGGTTATAGTTGTTTAGGTCATTTAGATGATCCAATCATTGATGACATTAGCGCAGGGCCTTTTGCTATGTATGAAGATGCAGGCGCTATCACCATTGAATCTGGCCCTCTCGGCGGACAACAAACGATACATGAGTGCGGCAACGGCAATGGTGGCCATCATCAAGGGCATGGTGGCTAG
- a CDS encoding DUF5062 family protein produces MKAGKHDTKLLKLAMEIGMGYAQKRGFDDFGKGISPKDKIECIYRLLVQDNLIQPLAEDKDDGPNRKHKLILWISKQLPKEHELLN; encoded by the coding sequence ATGAAAGCAGGTAAACACGATACAAAACTGCTCAAGCTCGCGATGGAGATTGGCATGGGATATGCGCAAAAGCGTGGTTTTGATGATTTTGGCAAAGGCATTTCACCAAAAGATAAAATCGAGTGTATTTATCGATTGTTAGTGCAAGACAATTTAATTCAGCCCTTGGCCGAAGATAAAGATGATGGCCCGAATCGCAAACATAAATTGATATTGTGGATTAGTAAGCAGCTGCCTAAAGAGCATGAGTTATTAAACTAA